The stretch of DNA TACCTCGACCTAGAAGGTAACGAGGTTTACCGTATCAACTACAACAACAATAAAGCGACAATAGTTCCTGAGAATAAACTGCAGAACAAATCAGCTCGTAGCTACTTTAAAGACCTCCACCGACTGAAGATTGGAGAAGTAAGCTCCAACGGTATCGATTTAGAGATTGAGAATGGTGAAGTCGTCCATCCTTTGATGCCAGCCTTAAGGATAATGACACCCGTCGCCTCAGAAGATCGTATTATTGGCTACTTTATTGCTAACCTTAATATGCTCGAGGTCTACGACCGCCTTCTTTATCAAATCGGCACATCATCAGCCGTCCCTGTCATTCTTAACAGAACCGGACATGTCATCATGGGCCCTGATATCGAAGAATCGTTTGGGCATCTTATTGAATCTCGTTCAGATAAAACCTATGCGAAGCTTTACCCAGAGCTTTGGAAAGCCATTCAAGAAAATACCTCTTCTAGCTACTTTGATGGTAAAAACTGGTATTTTCACTCAGATATCAGCCCTAAAATAAGGCAATTTAAAGGACCAATTTATTTGGTTCTTCATGTTGAAAACCAACAATTTAGCAGCCAATACCGACAAGAAAAACAAGCCATATTCGTGCAGATCATTACCTTATCTTTCTTAATTTCGATGATCTCAGCAGGTTTTGTGCTTTGGAACAGTAACCATAAAAAGAACAGCATCGATAGCCAACTGGCTAAAGCCGCGATGAATGGCATGTCAGCCTTGGTAATTACTGACCGAAATAACCGAATCATCAAAGTAAACCAAGAGTTTACTCGCGTGAGTGGTTACGATTTGGAAGATGTAAAAGGACGTCAGCCTTCGATGTTTGCCTCTGGTCGCTACAATCAAGAGTTCTACATCAAGATGTGGAGCATTATCACTAAGACGGGAGTTTGGGAAGGCGAAGTGGTCAATCGCCGTAAAGACGGGTCTTTGATCACTGAAATATTACGAATCCAAACCATCAAAGATTCGAAAGATGTGATTCAGTTTTACGTCGCTTCTTTTGTTGATATTAGTAAACACAAAGAACTCGAAAAAAAGCTCAGAAATCTAAGTGAAAAAGACGCATTAGCTGGTTGCTGGAATCGAAGAAAATTTGACCTTGAACTTCGTGACGAATGTTCTCGTGTTAATCGTTACCCTACTCGCGAGCAATCTTGCTTAGCTATCTTGGATATTGACTACTTCAAACGCATTAACGACAGATTTGGGCACGATTACGGTGATCGAGTCATTCAAACAGTCGCTCAAGTACTTCAGCGTGAATGCCGTGAAACAGATTTTGTTGCTCGCATTGGTGGCGAAGAGTTTGGTGTTATTCTGCCTCACACAACAACGGAAGGAGCTGAATACGTTCTCAACAGGCTGAGAATTGCAGTCAGCCTTGAACTCGATAACGTAGTCACTGTGAGTGGCGGCATTACTAACATCACCAACGATCCAGCACTGAACTACAAGTGCGCTGATTTAGCGTTATACGAAGCTAAAGCAGCAGGTAGAAACAATGTATGCTTATTCCTAGACAAAGAAATGAGTGAAATAGCCTAACAATAGACAGTACAAGCACTCTTGTTAGGCTCTCGATCAACTTGGGGCCGGATAAAACTCTAACTTGTTCCCTTCTACCACCAGAATACAATCCATGTTCGCAGCATGAGCAGCTTGCTTACCTAAGTTCGTATCTTCAAACACAACACACTGCTTTGGCTGTAATCCCATACCAAAACACGCATCTAAGAAGGTATCTGGATTGGGTTTGTGATTCTTAACATCTGTTGCTGTCACTAGGATATCGAGCTTGCTCAAGATATCTGTTTTGTCCAACAACTGTTCGGCACTTTTACGTTGGCTGCCCGTTCCAACCGCAATCTTTTTGCTGCCTAAATGCTCTAATAACAGAGAATGAGTACAAGGGATAATATCCCCTTTATCTTCAATAGCCGCAAACGACGCCATCTTAAACGTAGAAACCGCTTGTGGGTCGAGCGATAAACCGTACTTACTGTTCACTTCACTGGCGATCTTATAACTCGGCATGCCACCTAAGCTATGCAGCCAAGACGCTTCAAAATGAAAACCGAATTCTTCAGCCGTTTGCTGCCACGCCTTTACATGTGCTGGCATCGTATCGATCAACGTACCATCCATATCAAAGATTAATCCATCATATGCCGTTAAATCTATTTTCATCACTACTACCACTGTTTGAGAAAGTTACTGATACCATAACCAATATTCAGTATCATGACCCCATATTACCGTTCAAAATGGATGTTTATGTTACAAATATCTAACTCTGTTTCGATTCAAGACTGGGAACTTCAGTTAACCGCGATCAGAGCACAAGGAGCCGGCGGCCAAAACGTCAATAAAGTATCGAGCGCGATACATTTGCGTTTTGACATCAAGCACTCCACCCTACCAGATTTCTATAAAGAGAAACTGCTTGCACACAAAGATAGCCGCATCACTAAAGATGGCGTGATTATCATTAAGGCGCAGCAGTATAGAACTCAAGAACAAAACCGTGATGATGCTTTGGTGCGTTTGAAAGAACTTATCTTGGAAGCAACAAAAGTTCAAAAAGTAAGACGAGCGACTAAGCCGACGCGTGGCTCTCAGAAAAGACGTTTAGAAGGAAAGAAACAAAGAAGCACCACCAAGCAACTGCGCGGAAGAGTAGAATAATTGTTTCATGTCATCAGTGAACACGTCACCCATCAAACAACCGTTCTAACTCTATTTATTTAGAGAAAAGACGATACCTATTAGACCAAAACGCTACGGCTGCTTTTTGACCGACAAAATCAGCTTGATTAACAACATGCGCTCTTCGCTGGTCAGTAAACGACTGACCGCCGCTACGTCTTCCGCTGTCGCTTGTGATGCGCCAACAACATCCAGTACCACATCTAAATCGGTAACTTTCAACGTCCTCGTGAGCGAACGATACTGAGACATTTTGATATCAGCTTCACCACGCTCGATTCGTTGATAAGTTTTTAAACTCATTCCCGCGCTTGAGGCTAATTTTTCCTGGGACAAATTGGCGAGCTTCCTACGATCAATCAGCGCCATGATTATGGGTTCTTGTGACATAAGCTTATCCTCAATAGACAGTTATGACCTAATTTCAGCAAGAAGCAGACCATATTGACTCGCAACGGTTTACATACGCCATTAAAGGCATATTATTCGATTATTAAAAAACGTTACGTTTCATAAACTTTGACACTTAGATCGGTCGTGAGCGTACAGGCTAGTAAACTTGAATATTCAAGTGTTGGGAAATAAGAAAAATTGCAAATTGCGAATAATGAAGACGTGAAATTGGAAATTGCGAATCGCTATACATTGGCATTTCCTTGCATAAAGCACGCATTAGAATCAGAAAATACTCGCAATCAAATTATCGCGGTACAGCATAGACTACTCACTTACAAAGAAGTGTTGTTGCACGGGAACATGTTGGAAGACAAGGAATTAAGACAGGCTTTTTCTGCGTTGAACCAAAATGAAAAAGATGTCGCGCAAGGCGGTATTAAAAGCATCAACGATGCAATAAAAGAGATGGACGAGATTCTGGAAAGGTACAGCCGTAAAGCAGTTGTAGAACTAAGCAACTAAGCGGGTAAATGACTAAACAGCTAAACCTGCAGACATAAAAAAGTCGACGCTATCGTTAGATACAGCGTCGACTTGTTCACAACATTGAAGTTCTAACGTAACACGGTTTTTCTAAGACCCGCGAACAACATCAGCATACCTAGCAAACCAAATGAAACACTACCACCACTGCTACCAGAGCCAGTCGATGTACGTGCATTCACATAAGCTGTTCGCTTAGCATCAGTAGAAACAAACTTAGCGGTTTCAGTACCAGCAATAACACTGTCAATCCAAGCTTCATAGTCTTGGATTTCCGTAAATACAGACGTTACTGTTGAACTTCCACCACAAGTATCTGGTCCAAAGCTGGTAATACCAACTTGTCTGTAATCAGCACCATCTTTCCAATACACTGGGCCGCCTGAATCGCCTTGACACGTACCACCGTACAAACCAGAAGTAGCCCTGTCACCAACAAAACAGATTTGATTATCAGTTAACGCTGAACCGTCAGTAAAGGCTGAAGCACAAGTAGCGTTGTCTACGTAATTCAAGTCAGCCTTCTGCAACAAAGTTGTCCCATCAAAGCCTGATCGTGTATCACCATGCCCAACAGCAACAAAGTCATTAACACCAACACGGTAACTCTCATCGGAAGGGCGCTTAACCACATCGTTAACTGAATCGATATTAAGTGCGTTTTCTAACTTAAGAATAGCAACATCATTGCGTAATAGATCACTCAACGCATTTGAATAATCACTGCGATAGTAAACTTCTGAGACTCGCGCTTTTTGAATGTTCCCATTAGGAAACTGAGAAGTATCTTCAATTTGAGGAACGACAACCGTAAATAACTGCCCTTCTTCATTGCCGTAAATACAGTGTGCTGCCGTCAGAATATGCGTTGGATCTAAAATTGTTGCTCCACAGTAAGGGCCTGTAGAGTAAACACCGTCATAATCAATACGATCAATGAACAAGCTCGCCATCGAAGGAAACTCAGTGACCGAAGCATTGCTACCATTCACGATATAAGGTGTTACACCCGTATTAGGAGTACTTTCGACCGAGTTTTCTGTCGCCATAACACTTGATGTGTAAATCAATGGCACTAAAAGCCCTAAAACGGCTTTACGAACCGGACTCACTGCATAGTTCACATTCATAGTTAACTCCTTGTAACCGCTACGACTTATTTATAAAAATGATATGTGGACACCATAACACGGCGTAACCCTGAGTATAGTAAGTATTTGCAACGATATGGCCACATCTCTCATTTTATAAACGGATTTATCGACAACTTATCTCAGCCAATCATCCTAAGTTTTATACGTTGCGAAAAACAAAAAAGCCTACCGTTAACACCCTCAAATACAGAGAAGCAAACAATAGGCTTTGATTTAGCTTAGTGGTTTCTCTTAAAAGAGATTAGCCACGGTAGTAACGTTGAGGTACGAAAGGCATTTTTTCTACTGTCATTGGTAGCTTCTTGCCACGAACGTCAGCGAATACTTCAGTGCCAATTGCTGCTAGGTCTGTACGAACGTACGCCATAGAAACAGGCTTGCCAGCGTTAGGACCCGCAGTACCGCTCGTTACAACGCCAATCTTGTTGTCTTCAGCATCGAACAATTCAGCACCTTCACGTACTGGGGCTTTAGTTTGACCCACTAGACCGACACGTTTACGTTGAACATCTTTCGTTACGATTTGCTCAAGGATAATATCAGCGCCTGGGAAACCGCCTGCACGTTCACCGTCAGTACGACGAACTTTTTGAATACCCCATAGAAGGCTAGCTTCTACTGGTGTTGTCGTTGTGTCTAGGTCATGACCGTATAGACATAGACCACATTCAAGACGAAGTGAGTCACGAGCACCAAGGCCGATCCACTCTACTTCTGCTTCTGATGTTAGTTTACGAGCAAGTGCTTCAGCGTGATCGTTAGGTACTGAAATCTCGTAGCCATCTTCACCTGTGTAGCCACTGCGGCTCACGATGCACTCTACACCATCGATATCCACTTTTTGAACATCCATGAACAGCATGTCTGCAACACTTGGTTGGAAACGAGCTAAAACTTCAGAC from Vibrio splendidus encodes:
- a CDS encoding sensor domain-containing diguanylate cyclase, which gives rise to MNTSIKKLVSQFLCTIFALGLVPALYINSELDRIDAQHTLNIKQSSQNQIEYSFHELAVIVEQISNSVPSIADSQTLLRAIEEPSIVHKQALQDLWVMLARGQQYYSQLRYLDLEGNEVYRINYNNNKATIVPENKLQNKSARSYFKDLHRLKIGEVSSNGIDLEIENGEVVHPLMPALRIMTPVASEDRIIGYFIANLNMLEVYDRLLYQIGTSSAVPVILNRTGHVIMGPDIEESFGHLIESRSDKTYAKLYPELWKAIQENTSSSYFDGKNWYFHSDISPKIRQFKGPIYLVLHVENQQFSSQYRQEKQAIFVQIITLSFLISMISAGFVLWNSNHKKNSIDSQLAKAAMNGMSALVITDRNNRIIKVNQEFTRVSGYDLEDVKGRQPSMFASGRYNQEFYIKMWSIITKTGVWEGEVVNRRKDGSLITEILRIQTIKDSKDVIQFYVASFVDISKHKELEKKLRNLSEKDALAGCWNRRKFDLELRDECSRVNRYPTREQSCLAILDIDYFKRINDRFGHDYGDRVIQTVAQVLQRECRETDFVARIGGEEFGVILPHTTTEGAEYVLNRLRIAVSLELDNVVTVSGGITNITNDPALNYKCADLALYEAKAAGRNNVCLFLDKEMSEIA
- the gcvT gene encoding glycine cleavage system aminomethyltransferase GcvT; the protein is MTQEHANQDLLTTPLHALHVEEGAKMVPFAGYDMPVQYPLGVKKEHLHTRDAAGLFDVSHMGQLRLHGVNAAAVLESLVPVDIIDLPSGKQRYAFFTNEQGGIMDDLMVANLGDHLFVVVNAACKTQDIDHLTAHLPADVEMEVIDDRALLALQGPKASEVLARFQPSVADMLFMDVQKVDIDGVECIVSRSGYTGEDGYEISVPNDHAEALARKLTSEAEVEWIGLGARDSLRLECGLCLYGHDLDTTTTPVEASLLWGIQKVRRTDGERAGGFPGADIILEQIVTKDVQRKRVGLVGQTKAPVREGAELFDAEDNKIGVVTSGTAGPNAGKPVSMAYVRTDLAAIGTEVFADVRGKKLPMTVEKMPFVPQRYYRG
- the arfB gene encoding alternative ribosome rescue aminoacyl-tRNA hydrolase ArfB, translated to MLQISNSVSIQDWELQLTAIRAQGAGGQNVNKVSSAIHLRFDIKHSTLPDFYKEKLLAHKDSRITKDGVIIIKAQQYRTQEQNRDDALVRLKELILEATKVQKVRRATKPTRGSQKRRLEGKKQRSTTKQLRGRVE
- a CDS encoding helix-turn-helix transcriptional regulator gives rise to the protein MSQEPIIMALIDRRKLANLSQEKLASSAGMSLKTYQRIERGEADIKMSQYRSLTRTLKVTDLDVVLDVVGASQATAEDVAAVSRLLTSEERMLLIKLILSVKKQP
- a CDS encoding S1 family peptidase, whose translation is MNVNYAVSPVRKAVLGLLVPLIYTSSVMATENSVESTPNTGVTPYIVNGSNASVTEFPSMASLFIDRIDYDGVYSTGPYCGATILDPTHILTAAHCIYGNEEGQLFTVVVPQIEDTSQFPNGNIQKARVSEVYYRSDYSNALSDLLRNDVAILKLENALNIDSVNDVVKRPSDESYRVGVNDFVAVGHGDTRSGFDGTTLLQKADLNYVDNATCASAFTDGSALTDNQICFVGDRATSGLYGGTCQGDSGGPVYWKDGADYRQVGITSFGPDTCGGSSTVTSVFTEIQDYEAWIDSVIAGTETAKFVSTDAKRTAYVNARTSTGSGSSGGSVSFGLLGMLMLFAGLRKTVLR
- a CDS encoding beta-phosphoglucomutase family hydrolase — its product is MKIDLTAYDGLIFDMDGTLIDTMPAHVKAWQQTAEEFGFHFEASWLHSLGGMPSYKIASEVNSKYGLSLDPQAVSTFKMASFAAIEDKGDIIPCTHSLLLEHLGSKKIAVGTGSQRKSAEQLLDKTDILSKLDILVTATDVKNHKPNPDTFLDACFGMGLQPKQCVVFEDTNLGKQAAHAANMDCILVVEGNKLEFYPAPS